From the Desulfovibrio sp. JY genome, one window contains:
- a CDS encoding phenylacetate--CoA ligase has translation MRLQRTLAQAAKSPFYTERFKECGVDIAGVKSLDDVKRLPFTTKQDLRDSYPDKLLAMPQSEMVRMHVSSGTTGTPTVIYHTQKDLDWWASLMARCMHMVGLRKTDVFQNMSGYGLFTGGLGIHCGAEKLGCLTIPAGAGNSHRQIKLLMDFKVTGIHIIPSYALYLTTIFAELGIDPRTLPLRIALVGAEPYTEESRRRLEALYDMKCYNSYGLSEMNGPGVAFECTEQHGMHVWEDAYLPEIVDPATGEPVPDGEYGELVMTSLGREGMPIIRYRTRDITRFLTEPCACGREHRRIDRLQGRCDDMMIVKGCNIFPMQIERILMSMPEVGENYLIILEREGFIDNLRVKVEIRDEFFVEDMRQLGSLQKRIAARLRDEILVTPRVELVERNSLPKSEGKAKRVVDNREQGA, from the coding sequence ATGCGTTTACAGCGGACGCTTGCCCAGGCGGCCAAGTCGCCTTTTTATACGGAGCGGTTCAAGGAATGCGGCGTGGATATCGCGGGTGTGAAGAGCCTGGACGACGTGAAACGGCTGCCTTTTACCACCAAGCAGGATCTGCGCGACAGCTATCCGGACAAGCTTTTGGCCATGCCGCAAAGCGAGATGGTGCGCATGCACGTCTCCTCCGGCACCACCGGCACGCCGACGGTCATCTACCATACGCAAAAGGACCTGGACTGGTGGGCGTCGCTCATGGCCCGGTGCATGCACATGGTGGGGCTGCGCAAGACCGACGTCTTCCAGAACATGTCCGGCTACGGCCTGTTTACCGGCGGGCTCGGCATCCACTGCGGCGCGGAGAAGCTCGGCTGTCTGACCATTCCGGCCGGTGCCGGCAACAGCCATCGCCAGATCAAGCTCCTTATGGATTTCAAGGTCACGGGCATCCACATCATCCCGTCCTATGCGCTGTACCTGACCACCATTTTCGCCGAACTGGGCATTGATCCGCGCACGCTGCCGCTGCGTATCGCCCTGGTCGGGGCCGAGCCCTACACCGAGGAATCGCGTCGGAGGCTCGAAGCGCTCTACGACATGAAGTGCTACAACTCCTACGGCCTGTCCGAAATGAACGGCCCGGGCGTGGCCTTCGAGTGCACCGAGCAGCACGGCATGCACGTCTGGGAAGACGCCTATCTGCCCGAGATCGTGGACCCGGCCACGGGCGAGCCCGTGCCCGACGGCGAGTACGGCGAGCTGGTCATGACCAGCCTCGGCCGCGAGGGCATGCCGATCATCCGCTACCGCACCCGCGACATCACGCGTTTTCTGACCGAACCCTGCGCCTGCGGCCGTGAGCATCGCCGCATCGACCGCCTGCAGGGGCGCTGCGACGACATGATGATCGTCAAGGGCTGCAACATCTTTCCCATGCAGATCGAGCGCATCCTCATGTCCATGCCCGAGGTGGGGGAGAACTATCTCATCATTCTCGAGCGCGAGGGCTTCATCGACAACCTCCGGGTCAAGGTGGAGATCCGCGACGAGTTTTTCGTCGAGGACATGCGCCAACTCGGTTCCCTGCAAAAGCGCATCGCCGCGCGGCTTCGCGACGAGATCCTGGTCACGCCCCGGGTGGAGCTGGTGGAGCGCAATTCCCTGCCCAAGTCCGAGGGCAAGGCCAAGCGCGTGGTGGATAACCGGGAGCAGGGCGCATGA
- the dnaB gene encoding replicative DNA helicase → MDSPRKKPRSQKSSGLAGSGEPLTGQALERVSADVLKKIPPQNLEAEQAVLGGILLKNSVLYNLVDLVGEDDFYSPAHRIIFQAILGLSAKNAPIDLVSLAESLRGAGKLDEVGGPTYLADLTASTVSAANALHHAGIVREKAVQRKLITTALDIITRCYEGGQETETLLDESEQAIFSIADARSTRGLHSSKDLVTRVFELIEKRMENKELVTGVPTGYYQFDEYTAGLQPSDLIIVAGRPSMGKTAFAMNMAMRAAVMHNVPTAIFSLEMSMEQIMQRMLCCWGKVDLAKLRRGRLDDEDWSRLYDAANNLSPSPIFIDDTAAITTMDLRARCRRLKAEHGLGLVVVDYLQLMRSARHIDSREQEISDISRNLKALAKELHVPVIALSQLNRKVEERADKRPMMSDLRESGAIEQDADVIIFLYRAAAYKKKEELTPEDNVAEVIIGKQRNGPTGMVRLTFLKESTAFENLSDIPPPSEMGM, encoded by the coding sequence GTGGACAGTCCGAGGAAGAAACCGCGTAGCCAGAAGTCTTCCGGACTGGCCGGAAGCGGCGAGCCGCTGACCGGGCAGGCCCTGGAGCGGGTCTCCGCCGACGTCCTAAAAAAGATTCCCCCCCAGAACCTCGAGGCCGAACAGGCCGTTTTGGGGGGGATTTTACTCAAAAACTCTGTCCTCTATAACCTCGTCGACCTCGTCGGCGAGGACGATTTCTATTCCCCGGCCCATCGCATCATTTTCCAGGCCATCCTGGGGCTCTCCGCCAAAAACGCGCCCATCGACTTGGTGTCCCTGGCCGAGTCCCTGCGCGGGGCCGGCAAGCTGGACGAGGTCGGCGGCCCGACCTATCTGGCCGACCTGACCGCTTCCACGGTTTCGGCCGCCAACGCCCTGCACCACGCCGGCATCGTGCGGGAAAAGGCCGTCCAGCGGAAGCTCATCACCACGGCCCTCGACATCATCACCCGCTGCTACGAAGGCGGCCAGGAAACCGAAACGCTGCTCGACGAGTCCGAGCAGGCCATCTTTTCCATCGCCGACGCCCGCTCCACCCGGGGCCTGCACAGCTCCAAGGACCTTGTGACCCGCGTTTTCGAACTGATCGAAAAACGCATGGAAAACAAGGAGCTGGTCACCGGCGTGCCCACCGGCTACTACCAGTTCGATGAGTACACCGCCGGACTCCAGCCCTCGGACCTCATCATCGTCGCCGGCCGGCCCTCCATGGGCAAGACAGCCTTCGCCATGAACATGGCCATGCGCGCCGCCGTCATGCACAACGTGCCCACGGCTATCTTCTCCCTGGAGATGTCCATGGAGCAGATCATGCAGCGTATGCTGTGCTGCTGGGGCAAGGTGGACCTGGCCAAGCTGCGGCGCGGACGCCTCGACGACGAGGACTGGTCGCGGCTCTATGACGCCGCCAACAATCTGTCTCCGTCGCCCATCTTCATCGACGATACCGCCGCCATCACCACCATGGATCTGCGCGCCCGCTGCCGGAGGCTGAAGGCCGAACACGGCCTGGGGCTCGTGGTCGTGGACTACTTGCAGCTCATGCGGTCCGCGCGCCACATCGATTCGCGCGAACAGGAAATCTCCGACATCTCCCGGAACTTGAAAGCCCTGGCCAAGGAGCTGCATGTGCCGGTGATTGCCCTGTCGCAGCTCAACCGCAAGGTCGAGGAACGCGCCGACAAGCGGCCCATGATGTCCGACCTGCGCGAATCAGGGGCCATCGAACAGGATGCCGACGTCATCATCTTTCTCTACCGCGCCGCCGCCTATAAGAAAAAAGAGGAACTCACGCCCGAGGACAACGTGGCCGAGGTCATCATCGGCAAGCAGCGAAACGGCCCCACAGGCATGGTTCGTCTGACCTTTCTCAAGGAATCCACGGCGTTCGAGAACCTTTCCGATATCCCGCCCCCGTCCGAAATGGGCATGTGA
- the rplI gene encoding 50S ribosomal protein L9: protein MELILRADVENLGRLGDKVAVKPGYGRNYLIPQGLAMLASDANMRRFENERKKLQAKRDALASAAQTLAEKLAAAEIIIEVRVGEGDKLYGSVTSAIIADKLAEQGVEIDRKKIVLDEPIRALGQYEVAVKLLPELRGMVNVTVKRQGGYEEEESVAPAAAEGETAEAAEVAPQAEEASGQSEEETA, encoded by the coding sequence ATGGAACTCATTTTGCGCGCGGACGTGGAAAACCTGGGCCGCCTCGGCGACAAGGTCGCCGTCAAGCCCGGCTACGGCCGCAATTACCTGATCCCCCAGGGCCTGGCCATGCTGGCCTCCGATGCCAATATGCGCCGTTTCGAAAACGAGCGTAAAAAATTGCAGGCCAAGCGCGACGCTCTGGCCTCCGCCGCCCAGACGCTGGCTGAAAAGCTTGCCGCCGCCGAGATCATCATTGAGGTGCGCGTGGGCGAGGGCGACAAGCTTTACGGCTCCGTCACCTCCGCCATCATCGCCGACAAGCTGGCCGAGCAGGGCGTCGAGATCGACCGCAAGAAGATCGTTCTCGACGAGCCCATTCGCGCCCTGGGCCAGTACGAAGTGGCGGTGAAGCTCCTGCCCGAGTTGCGCGGCATGGTCAACGTGACCGTCAAGCGCCAGGGCGGCTACGAGGAAGAAGAGTCGGTCGCCCCGGCCGCTGCCGAAGGTGAAACCGCCGAAGCGGCCGAAGTCGCGCCGCAGGCCGAAGAAGCCAGTGGACAGTCCGAGGAAGAAACCGCGTAG
- the rpsR gene encoding 30S ribosomal protein S18, producing MAYKKKFTPKKKFCRFCANKNLPVDYKRPDILKDFVTDRGKIIARRITGTCAKCQRRLTVEIKRARQMALLYYTATHSAELLKKM from the coding sequence ATGGCCTATAAGAAGAAATTCACCCCGAAGAAGAAGTTCTGCCGTTTCTGCGCCAACAAGAACCTGCCTGTGGATTACAAGCGTCCGGACATCCTGAAGGATTTCGTCACGGATCGCGGCAAGATCATCGCCCGGCGCATCACTGGCACCTGCGCCAAATGTCAGCGCCGCCTGACCGTTGAAATCAAGCGCGCCCGGCAGATGGCCCTTCTGTACTATACGGCCACCCACAGCGCCGAGCTCCTCAAGAAAATGTAA
- the rpsF gene encoding 30S ribosomal protein S6, with protein MRKYEALLLLSPELAAENRQEIIENLQGVLERQQATMLTVDEWGMRDLAYPVEKKTRGHYTRLEFAAPAPAIAEFERIVRITDGIMKFITVKLADKFVPEGA; from the coding sequence ATGCGGAAATATGAAGCGCTGCTGTTGCTCTCTCCGGAGCTGGCGGCCGAAAACCGGCAGGAGATCATCGAGAACCTCCAGGGGGTTCTCGAGCGTCAGCAGGCCACCATGCTGACCGTGGACGAATGGGGTATGCGCGATCTGGCCTATCCCGTCGAGAAAAAGACGCGCGGCCATTACACCCGCCTCGAATTTGCCGCCCCGGCTCCGGCCATCGCCGAGTTCGAGCGGATCGTGCGCATCACCGACGGCATCATGAAGTTCATTACCGTCAAGCTCGCCGACAAGTTCGTGCCCGAGGGAGCGTAA
- a CDS encoding SpoIIE family protein phosphatase, producing MRIRTKLLCILLVLTLPPLVVVSYYALREGRLLGKELADHTSLSFRHSSEQELALMVDLIGEDLNDNRQKLELALTLLSREAAQSLRETPPPKAQVFYDRDFSAAGGLPAGTTPLAAVVNRGIPATGDAISFSVPPNTPAKAHAEDAARLSRLLPIFQSLNRTLGDNMLWAYVALPNGLMCSYPGHGQLPEGYDPRDRPWYKTAMARQGEAWSILVDASSGRLVATVSRPIRDAAGELLGVAALDAPLETMLPESDLSRRWGKGVRALIVHAPDGKHLVVLASRDFMPASHGWDTPLTPVPLASADTAAQAKLARDIDAHTSALVPLHVGDADYFAVLKPFPDAPAGLLVLVPKAAVLHQADSAESAILARTKRMLAVVVVVAVVALLAAALLAYFGAKAVTKPVTALCRATSRLAQGDLQARAPVSGRDELAELAASFNNMAPKLAERLRLKQDMLLAMEVQQNLLPASPPAVPGLDIAGGTIFCDETGGDYFDYLQFNRSGASGIDLAVGDATGHGIAAALFMATGRALLRGGQGNDPSPSALLSLVNSLLCRDTADSGRFITLFFLRLENGGIGPEGRLRWSRAGHDPALVYDPRNDAFEELMGPGLPLGILPEYAYEEQSRPGLAPGEMLALGTDGIWEARNPAGEMYGKDRFREMLRSHAAATAAEILAAVHKDVADFQAGAPRDDDITLVVIKAI from the coding sequence ATGCGCATCCGCACCAAACTGCTTTGCATCCTGCTTGTCCTGACCCTGCCGCCGCTTGTCGTCGTCAGCTATTACGCCCTGCGCGAGGGCAGGCTGCTCGGCAAGGAATTGGCCGACCACACCTCGCTTTCCTTTCGGCATTCCTCGGAACAGGAACTGGCCCTGATGGTCGACCTCATCGGCGAGGACCTCAACGACAACCGGCAAAAGCTGGAACTGGCCCTGACCCTGCTGTCCCGGGAGGCCGCCCAGTCCCTGCGGGAAACACCTCCGCCCAAGGCCCAGGTCTTCTACGACCGGGATTTCAGCGCCGCCGGCGGGTTGCCGGCCGGAACCACCCCCCTGGCGGCCGTCGTTAACCGGGGCATCCCGGCAACCGGCGACGCCATTTCCTTCAGCGTGCCGCCCAATACCCCCGCAAAGGCCCATGCCGAGGACGCGGCCAGGCTGTCGCGGCTTTTGCCCATCTTCCAGTCCCTGAATCGCACCCTTGGCGACAATATGCTGTGGGCCTACGTGGCCCTGCCAAACGGGCTCATGTGTTCCTATCCCGGCCACGGCCAGCTTCCCGAGGGCTACGATCCGCGCGACCGCCCCTGGTACAAGACGGCCATGGCCCGCCAGGGGGAAGCCTGGAGCATCCTGGTCGACGCCTCGAGCGGCCGCCTCGTGGCCACGGTCTCCAGGCCCATCCGGGATGCCGCCGGCGAACTTCTGGGCGTGGCCGCCCTCGACGCGCCGCTCGAGACCATGCTGCCGGAAAGCGACCTGTCGCGCCGCTGGGGCAAGGGCGTGCGGGCGCTCATCGTCCACGCCCCGGACGGCAAGCACCTCGTCGTGCTGGCCAGCCGGGATTTCATGCCCGCCTCCCACGGCTGGGACACCCCGCTGACCCCGGTGCCCCTGGCTTCGGCGGACACGGCGGCCCAGGCCAAGCTGGCCCGGGACATCGATGCCCACACGTCGGCCCTGGTCCCGCTCCATGTGGGCGATGCGGACTATTTCGCGGTGCTCAAACCCTTTCCGGACGCCCCGGCCGGGTTGCTCGTGCTGGTGCCCAAGGCCGCCGTGCTGCACCAGGCGGATTCGGCCGAATCGGCCATCCTGGCCCGCACCAAGCGGATGCTGGCCGTGGTCGTGGTCGTGGCCGTGGTGGCCCTGCTCGCGGCAGCGCTTCTGGCCTATTTCGGCGCGAAGGCGGTGACCAAGCCGGTGACAGCCCTTTGCCGGGCCACCAGCCGGCTGGCCCAGGGCGACTTGCAGGCCAGGGCCCCGGTTTCGGGCCGGGACGAGCTGGCCGAGCTGGCCGCCTCCTTCAACAACATGGCCCCGAAGCTGGCCGAACGGCTGCGGCTCAAGCAGGACATGCTTCTCGCCATGGAGGTGCAGCAAAACCTCCTGCCCGCCTCCCCGCCGGCCGTGCCCGGCCTCGACATCGCCGGGGGCACGATCTTTTGCGACGAGACCGGCGGCGACTATTTCGACTATCTCCAGTTCAACCGCTCCGGCGCGTCCGGCATCGATCTGGCCGTCGGCGACGCCACCGGACACGGCATCGCGGCGGCGCTTTTCATGGCCACCGGCCGGGCGCTTTTGCGCGGCGGCCAGGGCAACGACCCGTCGCCTTCCGCCCTGCTCAGCCTGGTCAACAGCCTGCTGTGCCGCGACACGGCCGATTCCGGCCGCTTCATCACGCTTTTTTTCCTGCGCCTGGAAAACGGCGGCATCGGCCCCGAGGGACGGCTGCGCTGGTCGCGAGCCGGACACGATCCGGCCCTGGTCTACGATCCGCGAAACGACGCCTTCGAGGAACTCATGGGGCCGGGACTGCCGCTGGGGATTCTCCCCGAGTACGCCTACGAGGAACAAAGCCGCCCGGGACTGGCCCCGGGAGAGATGCTGGCTCTCGGCACCGACGGCATCTGGGAGGCCCGCAACCCGGCCGGCGAAATGTACGGCAAGGACCGGTTCCGGGAGATGCTGCGCTCCCACGCCGCCGCCACGGCCGCGGAAATCCTGGCTGCCGTCCACAAGGACGTGGCCGACTTCCAGGCCGGCGCCCCCCGCGACGACGACATCACCTTAGTGGTTATAAAAGCTATCTAA
- a CDS encoding nitroreductase family protein, which yields MDLITVDADKCKKDGMCALACPSGALELGEDGGPVAADPVVCNACGHCVAVCPHGALANSRVDAVNPASGLRQNVRFPAPEVVDGLLLGRRSIRAYADKPVPRSVIEELLDVARYAPTASNVQEIRWIAVADPAKVHALAGLTSAFFATGGQRAKYSAMWERGRDYFLRGAPALVVVHTDASIAFGPADCGIALTFFELAAVARGLGTCWAGLLTYAAKGDPAVRQALGIPEGHTVHGGLMLGYPKFRYAAVPPRNPVSVRWL from the coding sequence ATGGATCTGATCACGGTGGATGCGGACAAGTGCAAGAAGGACGGCATGTGCGCCCTGGCCTGCCCGAGCGGCGCCCTGGAGCTTGGGGAAGACGGCGGGCCGGTGGCCGCCGATCCGGTCGTGTGCAACGCCTGCGGCCATTGCGTGGCGGTGTGCCCCCACGGCGCGCTGGCCAATTCCCGTGTGGACGCCGTCAATCCGGCCTCGGGCCTGCGGCAAAACGTTCGCTTTCCCGCCCCGGAGGTCGTGGACGGCCTGTTGTTGGGGCGGCGCTCCATCCGGGCCTACGCCGACAAGCCCGTGCCCCGGAGCGTGATCGAAGAGTTGCTCGACGTGGCCCGCTACGCCCCGACAGCCAGCAACGTCCAGGAAATCCGCTGGATTGCCGTTGCCGATCCGGCCAAGGTGCATGCACTGGCCGGCCTGACTTCCGCCTTTTTCGCTACGGGCGGCCAACGGGCCAAATATTCGGCCATGTGGGAGCGGGGCCGCGATTATTTCCTGCGCGGCGCGCCGGCCCTGGTCGTGGTCCATACCGACGCCTCGATAGCCTTCGGACCGGCCGACTGCGGCATCGCCTTGACGTTTTTCGAGCTGGCCGCCGTCGCCAGGGGCCTTGGCACCTGCTGGGCCGGGCTTTTAACCTACGCCGCCAAGGGCGATCCCGCCGTGCGCCAGGCCCTGGGCATCCCCGAAGGCCATACCGTCCACGGCGGACTCATGCTCGGCTACCCGAAGTTCCGCTACGCCGCCGTCCCCCCGCGCAATCCCGTGTCAGTGCGTTGGTTGTAA
- a CDS encoding nitroreductase family protein, protein MSAAPLFTPSNVLARFGTACGCRAGISRAESESQAKIVRSRRSVRVFADRRLTMRELRNLIDSVANGLTDGRTDPARFIVVEAPRTMARVTGLAARWLCREGLLADGVAPDADAGRIVFGGAPHLAVAYGKSGSTKAAEDCALAMARLEWAGAAMGLGSCFAGEIVRAAAGSSELAAALSVPSGHTVHAALFLGYPGFAPQQPETTPGVRIIWL, encoded by the coding sequence GTGTCGGCCGCGCCCCTTTTTACGCCGTCCAACGTGCTGGCGCGGTTCGGCACGGCCTGCGGTTGCCGGGCCGGCATTTCCCGGGCCGAGAGCGAATCCCAGGCCAAGATCGTGAGGAGCCGGCGTTCGGTGCGGGTCTTCGCCGACCGGCGGCTGACCATGCGTGAGCTTCGGAACCTCATCGACTCGGTGGCCAATGGCCTGACCGACGGCCGTACGGACCCCGCCCGGTTTATCGTAGTGGAAGCGCCCCGGACCATGGCCCGCGTGACCGGGCTTGCCGCGCGCTGGCTGTGCCGGGAAGGCCTCCTGGCCGACGGCGTGGCCCCGGATGCGGATGCCGGCCGGATCGTCTTTGGCGGTGCGCCCCATCTGGCCGTGGCCTACGGGAAAAGCGGCTCGACCAAGGCGGCCGAGGATTGCGCTCTGGCCATGGCCCGTCTGGAATGGGCCGGAGCCGCCATGGGGCTTGGCAGCTGCTTTGCCGGCGAGATCGTCCGGGCCGCCGCCGGTTCGTCCGAACTGGCCGCCGCCTTGTCCGTCCCGAGCGGACATACCGTGCATGCGGCGCTTTTCCTCGGCTATCCCGGCTTTGCCCCGCAGCAGCCGGAAACAACGCCCGGCGTGCGGATCATCTGGCTGTAG
- a CDS encoding response regulator: protein MRALVVDDDLASRHVLASHLAGVAECVMCASGPEAVTAVGNATVAGTPFDVVFLDIIMPHMDGHETLSRIRQAEEAGGVPPEKRVKAVMVTSMDDETNTMTALFDGQVAAYLVKPPNRAELLDKLATLGLLG, encoded by the coding sequence ATGCGGGCACTTGTCGTGGACGACGACCTGGCCAGCCGCCATGTTCTGGCGTCCCATCTCGCCGGGGTGGCCGAGTGCGTCATGTGCGCCTCGGGCCCCGAGGCCGTGACGGCCGTGGGCAACGCCACCGTTGCCGGCACGCCCTTCGACGTGGTCTTCCTCGACATCATCATGCCCCATATGGACGGGCACGAGACGCTCTCCCGCATCCGGCAGGCCGAGGAAGCCGGCGGCGTGCCCCCGGAAAAACGGGTCAAGGCCGTCATGGTCACCTCCATGGACGACGAGACCAACACCATGACCGCGCTTTTCGACGGCCAGGTGGCGGCCTACCTGGTCAAGCCGCCCAATCGGGCCGAACTGCTGGACAAGCTGGCCACCCTGGGCCTGCTCGGCTGA
- a CDS encoding sulfotransferase family 2 domain-containing protein has protein sequence MAGQPPFLFLHIPRTAGTTLNRLLERNFPPGSVLSLYTRDDFAQNAVIDQSRLDGIRLIQGHVLLTDYDAFTFYDAPVRAVTFLREPVSRVISEYHFLRTWPGQHLYDLLNRENMSLAEYVTSSHKLLRYKGGNFMTRVLSGLDPDSRPEDALSRAQANLRDRFVAFGLTGDFDASLLLLADVMGLSDLLYERQNSLRRPEAARATDEERALVASRNVLDAALYRFATDLFAERVAAGGKAFAARLARHKLLVAKFQNVCRLLDSQAGAPGGAIENPKK, from the coding sequence ATGGCCGGCCAACCGCCGTTTCTTTTCCTACACATCCCCCGCACCGCCGGGACCACGCTCAACCGCCTGCTGGAGCGCAATTTTCCGCCCGGCTCCGTGCTGTCGCTCTACACGCGGGACGATTTCGCCCAAAACGCGGTCATCGACCAATCCCGCCTGGACGGCATCCGGCTGATCCAGGGCCATGTGCTTTTGACCGACTACGACGCCTTCACTTTCTACGACGCGCCGGTTCGGGCCGTGACCTTTCTGCGCGAGCCCGTCTCGCGGGTGATCTCGGAGTACCATTTCCTGCGGACCTGGCCCGGACAGCATCTCTATGATCTGCTCAACCGGGAAAACATGTCCCTGGCCGAATACGTCACCAGCAGCCACAAGCTCCTTCGCTACAAGGGCGGCAACTTCATGACCCGGGTGCTTTCCGGCCTGGACCCGGACAGCCGGCCAGAAGATGCGCTTTCCCGCGCCCAGGCCAACCTGCGCGACCGGTTTGTCGCCTTCGGCCTGACCGGGGATTTCGACGCCAGCCTGCTGCTTCTCGCCGACGTCATGGGCCTTTCCGACCTGCTCTACGAACGCCAGAACAGCCTGCGCCGACCCGAAGCCGCCCGGGCCACGGACGAGGAGCGCGCGCTTGTCGCCTCGCGAAACGTCCTCGACGCCGCGCTGTACCGATTCGCCACGGACCTTTTCGCCGAGCGCGTCGCCGCCGGCGGCAAGGCGTTCGCTGCCCGCCTCGCCCGGCACAAGCTCCTGGTCGCGAAGTTTCAAAACGTCTGCCGTCTGCTCGACTCCCAGGCCGGCGCGCCCGGCGGGGCGATCGAAAATCCAAAGAAGTGA
- a CDS encoding dynamin family protein → MRASLLESRFLARRTELAGLLGRLVALVARCGRDDLAETARELAAHVTEPFLFVVVGEVKTGKSSLINALLGATVTEVAPDPCTDRIRIITRGEHPSETADGPLVTHVTLDNPILDGLAIVDTPGVDSIIDRHQEITEQFIPRADLVLFVFSALNPYSRSAWEFYDLAADTWRRNVAFALTQADLASPEQIKVNTARLRDLARDRGMSDPTVFLVSAVTSGTDPEAGGIAALRELVRDLTASGGHFAAKLEATRRSAERLTAQLGRSLEGVGAELAADAAEADRMRKRLQTARQAADREAEVLRVRVEGAYTRLAARFETAFAEELTFGGMIGRAVTSLWRRGAKAASPAARLAELGEAFAKDLEHEVDAIARQGAQHIFESVSNTARGLLDELARRRAAGEGQPADALTAQRDRVLAEVAERVEALLADGGPMAGLDPKSVTGMDPKAALGGTLVVLGTIFAVAVKSAVVDVTGGVIAAGGALLAGSALFWQRPRVLREMRRRLAAGGEKLRLELDERLAARVDRIFRELDERFAPFFADIDDRRDRLADLSGQLAALREALAAFDPS, encoded by the coding sequence TTGCGCGCATCGCTTCTCGAATCGCGGTTTCTGGCCCGCCGGACCGAACTGGCCGGCCTGCTCGGACGTCTGGTCGCGCTCGTGGCCCGGTGCGGCCGGGACGACCTGGCCGAAACGGCCCGGGAACTGGCCGCCCATGTGACCGAGCCGTTCCTGTTCGTGGTGGTGGGGGAGGTCAAGACCGGCAAGAGCAGCCTCATCAACGCCCTGCTCGGCGCCACGGTTACGGAAGTGGCCCCCGACCCCTGCACGGACCGTATCCGCATCATCACCCGGGGCGAGCATCCCTCCGAAACCGCCGACGGGCCCCTTGTCACCCACGTCACCCTGGACAACCCCATCCTCGACGGCTTGGCCATCGTGGACACGCCCGGGGTGGACAGCATCATCGACCGCCACCAGGAAATCACCGAGCAGTTCATTCCCCGGGCCGATCTGGTCCTGTTCGTCTTTTCGGCGCTCAACCCCTATTCCCGCTCGGCCTGGGAATTTTACGACTTGGCCGCCGATACCTGGCGGCGCAACGTGGCTTTCGCCCTGACCCAGGCCGACTTGGCCAGCCCGGAGCAGATCAAGGTCAACACGGCCCGGCTGCGCGATCTGGCTCGGGACAGGGGCATGAGCGATCCGACCGTTTTTCTGGTTTCGGCCGTCACGAGCGGGACTGATCCCGAGGCCGGGGGCATCGCGGCCCTGCGGGAGCTGGTCCGGGATCTGACGGCCTCGGGCGGGCACTTTGCGGCCAAACTCGAGGCCACGCGGCGTTCGGCCGAACGCCTGACCGCCCAGCTTGGCCGGTCCCTGGAAGGCGTCGGGGCGGAGCTTGCTGCCGACGCGGCCGAGGCCGACCGCATGCGCAAGCGCCTGCAAACCGCAAGGCAGGCCGCCGACCGCGAGGCCGAGGTGCTGCGGGTGCGGGTGGAGGGCGCCTACACGCGCCTTGCCGCCCGGTTCGAGACGGCTTTTGCCGAGGAGCTGACCTTTGGCGGCATGATCGGCCGGGCCGTGACCAGCCTGTGGCGGCGCGGCGCCAAGGCCGCCTCCCCGGCGGCGCGCCTGGCCGAACTCGGCGAGGCCTTTGCCAAGGACCTGGAACACGAGGTGGACGCCATCGCCCGGCAGGGGGCGCAGCACATTTTCGAAAGCGTGAGCAATACGGCCCGCGGCCTGCTCGACGAGCTGGCCCGGCGGCGCGCCGCCGGCGAAGGCCAGCCGGCCGATGCCCTGACCGCCCAGCGCGACCGGGTGTTGGCCGAAGTGGCCGAACGGGTGGAGGCGCTTTTGGCCGACGGCGGCCCTATGGCCGGCCTGGACCCCAAAAGCGTGACCGGCATGGACCCCAAGGCGGCGCTCGGCGGAACCTTGGTGGTTTTGGGAACGATTTTCGCCGTGGCCGTCAAAAGCGCTGTGGTGGACGTGACCGGTGGGGTGATCGCGGCCGGTGGCGCGCTTTTGGCCGGCAGCGCGCTGTTCTGGCAACGCCCCCGGGTGTTGCGGGAAATGCGACGCCGTCTGGCCGCGGGAGGCGAGAAGCTGCGCCTGGAACTCGACGAGCGTCTGGCCGCCCGGGTTGATCGGATCTTTCGGGAGTTGGACGAACGGTTCGCGCCCTTTTTCGCGGACATCGACGACCGACGCGATCGGCTGGCCGACCTTTCCGGGCAACTGGCCGCGCTACGGGAGGCCCTGGCGGCCTTCGATCCTTCCTGA
- a CDS encoding STAS domain-containing protein — protein sequence MQLVERENGGVTVLELGGRLDSNTSKVLEDKIMEILGQGKTKVLMDFKGVDYINSTGLRVLLLALQQLKKIQGQLVLATIKDYMKEVFEISGYTEIFPIYPTQEEALAHFA from the coding sequence ATGCAGCTTGTGGAACGGGAGAACGGAGGGGTGACGGTGCTCGAGCTCGGCGGCCGGCTCGACAGCAACACGTCCAAGGTGCTCGAGGACAAGATCATGGAGATTCTCGGCCAGGGCAAGACCAAGGTGCTCATGGACTTCAAGGGCGTGGATTACATCAATTCCACCGGCCTGCGCGTTCTGCTGCTGGCCTTGCAGCAGCTCAAGAAGATCCAGGGACAGCTGGTGTTGGCCACCATCAAGGATTATATGAAGGAAGTCTTCGAAATTTCCGGCTACACCGAGATCTTTCCGATTTATCCCACCCAGGAGGAGGCCCTGGCCCATTTCGCGTAA